In Actinoplanes octamycinicus, the genomic window AGGAACACCGCGAAGGTCAGCGTGCCGATCGCCGCCGAGGTGCCGTAGTCGTCGATCATCGCGACGCTGATCCAGTCCACCCCGGCGCCCTCGGTGAACGCGAAGGCCAGCACGAACACGCCGATCATCAGGGTCCGCGGCTCCCGCCAGAAGGTGAAGATCCCGGATCCGGCCGGCTTCTCCTCGGCCGGGTCGGTCTCGTCCGGCCCGAACTTTCCGGCGGTCGCCGCGACGATCAGCACCGACGTCACCACCACCAAGATCAGGTGCCAGGTCACCGAGAGGCCGACGGCGACCGCGCCGGCCCCGAGGACCGCCCCGGCGACCGTGCCGACGCTGTATCCGGCGTGGAACCGCGGCATGATCGCCCGGCCCAGCCGGCGTTCCACCACCGCGCCCTGCACGTTCATCGCCACGTCCCAGGCGCCGGTGGCGAACCCGTAGCCGTAGAGGCCGATCACCACCGGGAGCACCCCGAACCGGTAGCCGACGGCGACCACGCTCAGCGCCAGCCCGAAGGTGAGGGCCATCGCGATGACCGTGCGCCGTGACCCGAACCGTTCCACCACGCGCCCGGCCAGCGGCAGCGAGGTGATCGAGCCGATCGCGCCGGCCAGCAGCACCAGCCCGAGCTGGGACGGGCTGAGCCCGAGCGCGTCGCGGATCTGCGGGATCCGGGAGGCGAAGGTGGCGATCGCCACGCCCAGGAAGATGAAGGCGAGGTAGACCGCACGGGTGGCCGCGCGCAGGTGCTGGTCGATGCTGATGATCACCGAAAGGACGCTACCGGGCGCCTGTCTAGACTGCTGTCCGTGCTGGGGGAACCGGAGTGGGACGTCGCGGTGATCGGGGCGGGTCCCGCCGGGCTGGCGGCCGCGCACGCCGCGGCGTCGGCGGGCGCGCGGACCGTGGTGCTGGAGCGCGCCGCGCACCCGCGGTACAAGACCTGCGGCGGCGGCCTGCTGGGCAGCTCGCTGCGGCTGAGCGCGGAGCGCCTGGCGACCGTCCCGGTCCGGGACACGATCAGCAGCATCACCTTCACCCTGAACGGGCGTCGCGAGTTCACCCGCACCGCGGCCGAGCCGCTGGTCTCGCTGGTCCGGCGGGACGACTTCGACCACGCCTGGTGCGCGGCCGCCGAGCAGGCCGGCGCGACCGTCCGCCAGCACACCCAGGTCCGCGCG contains:
- a CDS encoding MFS transporter produces the protein MIISIDQHLRAATRAVYLAFIFLGVAIATFASRIPQIRDALGLSPSQLGLVLLAGAIGSITSLPLAGRVVERFGSRRTVIAMALTFGLALSVVAVGYRFGVLPVVIGLYGYGFATGAWDVAMNVQGAVVERRLGRAIMPRFHAGYSVGTVAGAVLGAGAVAVGLSVTWHLILVVVTSVLIVAATAGKFGPDETDPAEEKPAGSGIFTFWREPRTLMIGVFVLAFAFTEGAGVDWISVAMIDDYGTSAAIGTLTFAVFLAAMTIFRWYGPGLLDRYGRVPVVRALAVLGLGGLLLFALGGHPAVAFAGAVLWGAGASLGFPVGMSAAADDPAKAAPRVGVVASIGYIAFLGGPPLIGFLGDHLSVARGLLAVGVLLVISFVLSPALKPLQ